Below is a window of Rhodoglobus vestalii DNA.
TTCGCCACCATCTGTCTTCACCCGCGCCATAACCCACTTTTCAGCATACGGACCCAAGACTTCTGCTCGCCCTGCTTTGGCTGCACCGTCAGCAGAGGCGGATGCGTAGTTCCAGTCACCGCTGTCGAGCAGGACTCTGACGCGGGCAAGCCAGGCGCGAGCTTCCGACTTGGTTGGGTAGCTTTTGGGTCCCCGGTATCGTTTACCATCAGGGCCCATGTAGGAGGCGACGTAGCGCTTGCTTGATGATTCTCGAACAGTTCCGAAGGATTCACGCTTCTTGCGCTTCTTCGCAGGTGGCGTATTTTCGGCGGGTGGAGCTGATCCAGCCATCATGGCCTCTCAAGGGTGGGCCGTTGAGTTAAGCACTAAAAAAGCGTTATCTCATCGGGAACTATGTCCACTAGAAATCCCCAGTGTCGCTACGGTTTTTCATAAACCCCGTAAACAAGCCCAAGTTTGACATATTTCCCACGAGATTGCTGACCACCCAGTATCGGATAATCTGGTTCGATCCCAGTATCGCTCACTCGAAAAAGTCCGGCAGTAGCCGGGCTTTTTCGTTTAACCGAGAGTCACACCTCGAGTCAGGCAGGGGTTCTCTTGTCGGAGCATGCGAGTGTGGCAGAGAAGTCCTTCGCTACCCGGGCGACGAAGATACCTGCTTCATCAAGGTGCCCACCGAGGCGAGCTTTTGGTGCGCTGATATTGAGCGCCGCAACGAGATTCCCCCGAAAGTCATAGACGGGGGCCGACACCCCTACGACACCAATTTCGAATTCCTCATCTACCGTTGCATAACCCTGTGAGCGGATAAGTTCGATCTCGCGGACGAGACTCGTGGCATTCGTGACTTTGAGGTTGGATGCTGGCACGCTGTCACCACGTGTTGCGCTGCCAATCTGAGGAATGGGAGACGTGACGAGTGCACGATTTGTATTCGTTTCGAACACCCGACTGAGTTCTGTATTGCCCCAGGTGCTGACTAGTACGCGACCAGCGGATGTTCGCCAGATTGAGGTACTAACACCCTCCCAACCGAGTCCACGGAACGCGTACTCGCTCAACTCGCTCGACAGGGTGAGGACACTTCCGCCGCGCAGAACGCAGAGGTGAGTGGTCTCGTGCGTTGCTGAAACTATTCTGCGGAGAAATGGCACCGCGATGTGGGCGAGCTGCGCTTCCGCGGTGCGGGCGGCCATTGCATAAAGCTGATGACCTAGTCGGTAGGCGAGAGTGTACGGATCGCGTGAGACAAGTCCCGCGTCGGCGAGCGTTGCGAGGGTCCGCGAGACTTGCCCCTTATCCCTGTTTGAGATCTCGGCGAGGCGCACCACTCCGAGCCCCTGAGCTGAGACTGCTTCTTGAGTGCTGAGTGCCTCAAGCAACTCAAGGTCGCGCCGGAGCCCGGAGGAATTGCGCCTCTTCACTGGCAGAGCCAACTCATTCATTGCACGAGCATAGCGTTTGGTTGACATGTGAACAACCGAAGTTGCGCTAATTATCAACAACCCCTTACTGTCAGTCCAACGGTATTAGCCGTCAATAGCGCGTTCTCGACGATGAGAGGAGCACCTGCCCATGACACCGTTCGACCTTGACGGACTCTTCATCTTCTGGGGTCGACGATGGGACGATATTCTCGAACTCGTACTTGAGCACATTTCTGTTGTTGCGATCTCATTGATCATCGCGACGCTGGTCGGCGTTCTGATCGGTTTTCTTGTATGGAATCGGCCAGTGCCGCGATCAATTGCCATCGCGTCCGCCGGTGTTGCGCTGACAATTCCGTCACTCGCCCTGCTCGCACTGATCACCCCCATTTTTGGCCTTGGCTGGACCCCGACAGTCTTGTCGTTAGTGTTTTACTCGCTGCTGCCGATAGTCAGGAATACCGTCGTCGGCCTTCGCGATGTGGCACCCGAGATCATGGAATCCGCTCGCGGCGTAGGAATGAGCAACCTGCGAATTCTGATCTCGATTCAGCTGCCGATCGCCTGGCCGATCATCCTGACCGGCGTCCGCGTCGCCGCACAGCTCACCATCGGTATCGCGGCAATCGCCGCGTACGTTGCCGGCCCCGGACTTGGACAATACATCTTTCAGGGTCTCTCGTCGCTGGGATCTAAGAATGCTCTCAACCTTGCTTTGACGGGGACGTTGGGTGTGATTCTTTTGGCGCTCATCGTCGATGCGCTTTTTGTTCTCATTACCCGCTATACAACCTCGAGGGGTCTCCGTGCCTGAATCAACTTCCACCGGTGTCACCGCGATTCCCGACAAGACCACCGGCGTTTCTATCGCCCTTGATAACGTGGTGAAGACGTACCCGGGACAGGTCACTCCCGCCGTCGACCAGTTTTCTATGAATGTCTCTCCTGGCGAGCTCATCATGTTTGTTGGACCAAGCGGTTGCGGTAAGACAACAACGATGAAGATGATCAACCGGATCATTGAACCAACCTCGGGATCAATTGCGATTGACGGACGCGATGTACTCTCTCTGGATCCGAACGAACTTCGACGCCACATCGGCTATGTGATTCAACAGGTTGGCCTTTTTCCTCACATGACGATCGCCGAGAACATTGGCGTTGTCCCGAAGCTGCTCGGTTGGTCTAAAAAGAAGATTTCTGACCGGGTGGATGAACTACTCGAGACGGTGCAGTTAGACGCTCGCGAGTTTTCCGGCCGGTACCCCAAGCAGCTTTCGGGCGGTCAACAACAACGCGTAGGCGTAGCCCGCGCATTGGCCGCTGACCCCCCAGTGATGCTGATGGATGAGCCATTTGGAGCAACCGATCCCATCACGCGCGAAAAACTTCAGGCAGAATTTTTGCACCTACAAGCGACCATCGGCAAGACGATTATCTTCGTTACCCATGATTTTGATGAAGCCGTTCTGCTGGGAGACCGTATTGCGGTGTTGAGCGAACGCAGTCAGATCGAACAGTTCGATACTCCAGCGAAGATTCTCGCGGCGCCCGCGAACGACTACGTATCTTCCTTCATTGGTAGTGGTGCTGCCCTCAAGCGCTTGGTATTGATCCCCGCGACCGAGGCGAAGTTGGGGGCAGCATCCTCAGCCAGCGGCACTCCAACCATCGATGCCGCACGTAATCTTCGGGACGCACTCGACCTGCTCATCGTTACTGGGGCTCCGCTCGTCAACGTCGTCTTAGGCGATGGACGTGCAGTCGGTTCGCTAACCGTCGCGAGTATTTCTGCAACGCTCGGGGTCGAGGTTCTGGGCGCTAGTGCATCCTCTGCGAGTGCACTATGACCGTCACCACGGAGACCCAATTCTTAGCAACAGTGTCTGCTACGGACGCGAGCGCATTTCACCAGCGTTTTTGGACGTGGAAGCGTTTTGTGACTCCGCTGGTTGTCGTGGTTATCCTTGCCGGTCTACTCGCGTGGGTCTCAGTACTGCAGCTCGACTCGATTGAAGAGCGCACCCTGAACTGGCCGTACATCGTGTTGCGGGTCAGAGAACACCTCCTTTTGGCAGTTTCCGCATCAGGACTCGTGGCAGTGCTGGCAATTCCCCTGGGAACGGTGCTAGCCAAGACCAAGTCCAAAATCCTCAAGGGCGTCGTGCTCACGCTGGCCAATATCGGCCAAGCGACCCCCGCCGTCGGCGTCGTGATCCTTCTCGCGATTGTTTGGCAAACTGGCTTTACGACCGCGCTGACGGCGCTCGTGATCTACGCCTTCCTTCCGGTTCTGCGAAACACGATGATCGGCATTCAACAGGTCGACGTCAGCGTCAGAGAATCAGCGCGCGGAATGGGTATGACACCGCGTCAAGTACTCTTCCGCATCGAACTTCCGCTCGCCGTTCCGGTCATTCTTGCGGGGCTGCGCACCGCTCTCGTCTTCGCCGTCGGAGTTGCCACAATTGCGACCTTTATTAATGCCGGTGGACTCGGTGACATGATCGTCAACGGCCTCAAACTGCAGCGCTATCCGGTGCTCGTGGTCGGCGCGGTGCTCGTCGCCTGCATCGCCCTACTTATCGACTGGGTTGCGAGCTTGGCCGAAGATTTCCTCACGCCCCGCGGTGTTTAACACCACCACAGCAACCTGGCTTTGTTACCCAACTACAGCAATCAACCAACACCATCAGGAGAAACTATGAACAAGAGAATTCTGCCAATCGTCGCCATTGCTGCGGCCGGAATGCTCGCCCTCACGGCGTGCTCCTCCGCTGAGACCACGTCAGGCAGCCAAGGAACTGAACTGGACGGACTTACCGGAGATGTCGGCGCAAAAGACTTTTCGGAGCAATTTATCCTCGCCCACATCACCAGCCAACTGCTGAACGCTTACGGTGCCAACACCGAAGCAAACACGAAGCTGGTCGGGTCAGCCAATGTCCGTCAAGCTCTCGAGAATGATGAGTTCATCGGCTACTGGGAGTACACCGGAACCTCGTGGATCACGTACAACGGAAATACCTCGCCGGTGCAGGGCACCGAAGCGCAGTTCGAAGCGACGAAAGAAGCTGACGCTGCCAACGGAATCGCCTGGTTGAATCCTGCGCCGCTCAACAACACGTATGCCTTCGCAATTCGAGCAGAAAAGGCAGCCGAGCTTGGAGTGAAGACTCTGAGTGATATTGCAGCGCTGCCGAAATCAGAGCAAACGTTTTGTATCGAGAGCGAGTTTTCGACCCGCGATGATGGCTGGCCCGGACTCAAAGCAGCCTATGGTCTCGACATTCCCGACTCGAGCGTTGCTCTTCTCGACACCGGTGTGATCTACACCGCAACGCAAAAGGGTGACGACTGCAACTTCGGTGAAGTGTTTCAGACTGATGGACGCATTCCCGCCCTCGACCTCGTGGTGATGGAAGATGATGCACAATTCTTCCCCGCATACCAGGGGGCCTTCACTCTGAGCCAAGCAACCCTTGACGAGTACCCCGAGATCGCCGACGTCATCGACCTTATTTCGCCCCTGCTCACTACCGAACAAATGCAGAAGCTGAACGCTCTTGTCGATGTTGACGGCGAAGACCCCGAAGATGTAGCGACCGACTGGCTCACTGAACAGGGCCTTATCTAATGTCGCAGGCCGTTCAAATCGGCGAGAGTTTCATTGGCGACGGTGTCAATGCAGCTCACGTCAACACAGTGTTCGGCCACCGCGATGGACCAACGGGTGTGGCGTGGGCGACAGCTCTCGCCACACCCAGCGCAGGACACGTGCCGTTCATGGCCGTTTTGCGGCCATCGTTGCCGGTCAAACCACTGACGTTATTCGTTACAAAGGCTGCCCCGGCATCCGATGCACACGGACTCAATATTTGGGGCCCGGCGCAAGCAGGAATCGCTGCCGGTGTTGCGGATGCGCTTGCCGACGGAGTGATAACGCCAGGGCAAGCAGACACCCACGTGGTTATTGCTGCAGTCTGGGTAAATCCCGCCGCCGACGATGCTGACATCGTGTACCGCAACAACCGTGAGTCGGTTCGGACTGCTCTCTTGAACGGACGGGATTCGCTCCCGTCGACAGATGCAGTGCTCTCCGCCCGACATTCACCTACCAACCCTTTTTATACTCCGAAAGTCTGACCGATGAAGATCACGTCAATCTCCCTCACTCGGCTACGACTGCCGCTTGATCCGCCCTTCAATGCGGCCTGGGACCCTAACCCGCGCATTGAGTTCACCGCAACACTCGTCGCGGTAAAAACGGATGAGGGCATCACCGGGTACGGCTCGGGTGACACCATGGACGGATTTGCAGCCTACGAGCACCTGTTCATCGGCACAGATCCGATGCAGATTCTCAATCAAGTTCGTCGTATCGAGACGATCAACTTTCACGGCGGACGCTACTGGCCGCTTGAAGCAGCGTTGTGGGACATCATTGGGCAGGTCTCAGGGCTGCCCGTCAGCGTTCTGTTTGGCGGCGCACGTGACCGGCTGCCGGCGTATGCCTCTAGTGGAGAGCTGAAGCCGCCTGCGGCTCGCGCTGAATCAGCCGTTGCCGCGAAAGAGCGCGGTTTCAAGGCGATGAAAATCCGCATTGCACGTGACAGAATCGCGGAGGGTGTGAGCTCGGTTCGTGCCGCGCGTGAGGCGGTCGGGGATGATTTTGATCTGATGGTTGACCTTAACCAGATGTGGCGGATGTCGGGAGATATCACTGCGGCACTGCCGTTGGCTAAGGTGCAGAATCTTGCTGCCGAACTGCATGACCTGGGTGTCTTGTGGCTTGAGGAGCCGCTGCCACAGGTTGATGTTGCCGGTGCTCAGCGCGTGCGGCAATCAACGGGACTCCAGATTTCGGGGGGCGAGATGGTTCGTAGTGCGCCTGAGATGATGGCATTGATTGAAGCCGATGCTTTCGATATTTACCAACCCGATGTTGCTCTCGCTGTAGGAATGTATCGGGCCCGTCAGGTCGCGGAGTCGGCAAACCTGCGACATCGCCTATTCACACCCCACACTTGGAGTAACGGGCTTGGCCTTCTGGCGAACCTTCATGTTGCTGCCGGGGTCGATGCTGGACCGTACCTAGAGTTTCCCTACGACCCTCCCGGATGGACGCCAGAACGGCGCGATTTCTTTATGAATCCGCTCCATATCGATAGCCATGGTGACCTGATCGTGCCTCAACGCCCCGGCCTTGGGGTCGAGGTCGACTGGGATGCTGTGTCTCGTTTCACAGTCGATTAGTTGCTTCACCACGAGAATGGATACACGCTTTATGAATAATTGGATCGATGCAGCAGCCGCGCTGAAGCCACGGACACAACTCTTCATCGATGGATCGTTCCGTTCGGCTCTCGATGGCTCGAGCTTCGAGAGCATAGCGCCGCGGAACGGAGCCGTGATCCTTTCGGTCAGCGCCGCCGGTGAAGAGGACGTCGATGCAGCGGTTGTGGCGGCATCGCGTGCCTTCGATGCTGGCTCATGGTCGCGTGCCGATCGAAGCCATCGGGCACGCGTACTGCTGAGGCTGTCGGAGCTGATGCTGGAGAATCTTGATGAACTTGCACTCTTAGAGTCACTGGATTCCGGTCATCCTATTTCGGATGCCCGCAGTGCGGATGTGCCAACGGCTGCTCGCGTTTTTCGCTGGTATGCCGAGTCAATCGACAAGGTCTACGACGAGGTAGCTCCGACCCCGCAGAATGCGTTGGCATTGGTCACGCGCGAGCCCCTCGGAGTAATCGGCGCAGTTGTGCCGTGGAATTATCCACTCATTATCACGGCGTGGAAAGTTGCTCCCGCACTGGCTACAGGCAACTCGGTCGTGCTTAAACCCGCTGAATTGACAAGTCTGTCGGCGCTTAAGCTGGCAGAGCTGGCCTCGGAGGCAGGAATTCCCGACGGAGTATTCAATGTGGTTCCCGGTCTCGGCGCTGTGGCCGGCAGAGCTCTGGGAATGCATCCGCTCGTGGACAAGGTGACGTTCACCGGATCACCCGCGGTTGGTCGCGCATTTCTGCGCTATGCAGGAGACTCCAACGGCAAACAGGTCGCGCTTGAACTCGGTGGAAAGTCACCCCAGATCGTACTTTCGGATGCCGAAAATCTCGAGGCTGCTGCATCTGCCATTGCCTGGGGAATCTTCTACAACGCAGGGCAAACCTGTCACGGAGGTAGCCGATTGATCGTTGATGAGAAAGTGCACGATGAGTTGGTGGAGCGCGTGTTGGCAGTGGGCGCAAGCCTGACCTTGGGCGATCCCTTAGACGAGTCGACGCAAATCGGTGCCATTGCGAGTGAGGTGCAACTCGATCGCGTGCTCGGCTATGTCGACGTGGCTCGTAGCGAAGGCGCGACGGTGCACGGTGGCGAACGTCAGCATCCTGTCGGCGTTGTCGATGGCTTCTATGTTGAGCCGACGGTATTCGATGGAGTTGATAATGCTGGCCGTGTCGGGCAGGAAGAAATTTTTGGCCCCGCGCTGTCAGTCACTACGGTTAGCGGTGCTTTCGAGGCCGTGCGCGTGGCAAATGAGTCTGCGTATGGCCTCGCCGCGAGCGTATGGACTGCTGACATCACTGTCGCGCATCGTGCAGCCCAGCGGCTGCGGGCGGGAACCGTGTGGATCAACACTTATGACGCTGCAGACGTGATTACACCCTTCGGCGGTTTCAAGAATTCCGGATCAGGTCGCGACCGCTCTTTGCACGCGCTCGATTCCTACACCGCACTAAAAACCACCTGGATCAACCTCGGCGACGACTCGCTCGAGACACAATCATGAGAGAAAGCAGCAACACCATGCACTCGACTTTGCCCACGGTCGGATTCATTGGGCTCGGAAACATGGGATCGGGTATGACCCGAAACCTGCAAGCCGCCGGCTACCCGCTAGTCGTCAACGACATCCGTCAAGAAGCCGCAACTGAGCTGCTTGCCCACGGTGCGATTTGGGCGAACACGCCCGCAGAGGTGGCGGCATCAAGCGACCTCGTGATCACGATGCTTCCCACGCCACGCCATGTGGATGTGGTCGTCAATGGCCCAGACGGTCTATTAGTGGGGATGGCCGATGGCGGTACTTGGATTGATATGTCGACCTCGGTGCCAGAAGTCGCAGAGGGTGTTCGCGCTCGACACGCAGCCCGCAATCTTCATATTTTGGATGCTCCAGTGAGTGGAATGTCCGTGGGGGCTTTCAGCGGGATGCTCCAAATATTCATTGGGGGAGAGGCCGAGGATGTAGTTCGGCTTCGTCCTGTGTTTGAGGCGATGGGGGACCCAGAGCGGATTCTGCATGTCGGTCCCGCTGGGACTGGATACGCTGTAAAATTGATGATCAATCAATTATGGTTCTCTCACCTCGTCGCGACAGCGGAAGTGCTTGCTGTGGGTGTGAGAGCTGGTGTGAATCTCGAAGTGCTTCGCGCATCGATCGTCGCGAGTCCTGCGAACAGCAACTTCGTGCAAAACGATGTACTCGCGATCCTCGACTATGGGGACTACGACGAGGGATTCGCGATTGCCTTGGCGTGCAAAGACCTCGGCCTGTCGATGGATTTGGCTCGTTCTGTCGGAGTACCGACGGAGCTTTCAGCCGTCGTCGAACAGGTATTCCGTCGTGCGAAAGCCCAATACGGTGACCTCGCAGGGGAAATGTCCCCCGTGAAGCTCTATGAGGACCTCATCGGCACACCTCTTCGCCGTGAGCCACAGCTGGAGGTGGTGGTGTGAGCGGCGCGATGCTGGCGCCGCTGCCCACACCAATGGCAGAACTGTCTCTCACGCTCGATCCGAAGCCAATCAGCCATTTTGGGCGTGGCCGAGTCTCCGAGGTCGGAGCAGTTGCGGCATCGCTGGGATCGAAGTCTGCGCTTATCGTCACTGACCCGTTTTTGGCGACATCGTATATCGTCGCCGCTGTTCGAGCGTCGCTTGAGGCCGCCGGGATCGTCGTGGCCGTCTACGGCGATGTGACCCCAAATCCCACGACGATCAACCTGAACGATGGCAGCGATCTCGCCGTGTCGGTTCACGCGGATGCGATTGTCGCGGTGGGTGGTGGCTCGTCATTAGACGCTGCCAAGGGTATTGCAATCGGAGCAGTGAATCCGGAACGGGGAATGCACCTCGATTGTTCAACGCTGTTCGCTAACGAAGCACTCCCGATCGTCGCCGTACCGACAACTTCAGGTACGGGCGCCGAGGTAAACGCGTTCGGTGTTATTACTGATGTCGTTGGCCATCGAAAATTTTATGTTGGGCACGAATCTGCGCTGGCGAAGGCGGCGATTCTGGATCCAGAACTCACCGTCGGGCTGCCAGCCTTCGCAACCGCGGCGACCGGGTTCGATGCGCTGACCCACGCACTGGAGTCGTACCTGTCCATTCGAGCGAATCCATATTCTGACGGGATCGCCCTGCAAACTATTTCGACGGTCGCGACCTATCTTCCCCGTGCCGTGGCTGACGGAACGGATATTGAGGCGCGCAGCGAGTTGTTGTTTGCTAGTCACGTTGTCGGTGTCGGCTTCTCGCACACGGGGTTGGGGTTGGTGCACGGTGTTGCGCATCCTCTCGGTGGTCAGTTCAATATTCCTCATGGTTTCGCCCTCGCACTTGTGATGCGCGCAGTGCTTCGCTTCAACCGGCAGCACCGAGAAGACCGGCTTGCACGAGTGGGGTTTGCGCTGGGCGTCGCCGATACGAACGCGAGCGAAGCGGTCAACGCAGATGCCGCCGTCGAGCGAATCTGCAGCCTCGCTGTCGAGGTGGGGCTTGGCGGCTCTCTCAGCCAGTTCGGGGTGACCGAGAGCGCGCTGGAATCCCTTGCCCGGGACACCCTTGCCGATGCCGTGACGGCAAACAATCCTGTATTTCCCACTTTCGAAGATGTTCTGTCTGTACTCAAGGAGTCTCTATGAAAATCTCGGTTGAGCGAGAACGCGAGCTGCTCGCAGTCGTACCGACTGACCTGCTCATTAATGGCGAGTGGCGCTCGGCGAGCGACGGTGGATCCCTCGATGTTAACGATCCGTCGACCGGCGAGGTACTGCTGTCGATTGCGAGCGCGACGCCTGAAGACGGGCAAGACGCTCTTGCGGCCGCGGATGCCGCGCAGCGGGGGTGGTCAAGAACGGCTCCACGAGAACGCGCCGAGATTCTTCGCCGCGGCTTTGAGGCAGTGACCGCACGCGCGGCGGACTTTGCCTTGTTGATGACGTTGGAGATGGGAAAGCCGCTTGCGGAGGCACGCGGCGAAGTTGCCTACGGGGCTGAATTCTTGCGGTGGTTCTCCGAGGAGACTGCGCGAATTTCTGGTCGATACGCTCAGTCACCCGACGGCAGTAGCCGGTTGATCGTCATGAAGCGTCCGGTCGGGCCTTGCTTGTTCATCACCCCATGGAACTTTCCGCTTGCGATGGCGACCCGCAAAATCGCTCCGGCAATCGCGGCGGGTTGCACGATGGTGCTAAAGCCTGCAACCCTGACTCCGCTAACGGCGTTGCTCTTCGCCCAGGTAATGCAAGAAGCTGGTCTTCCGGCTGGGGTTCTCAACGTGATCCCGACGCGCAAAGCTGCTGCAGTCACGGGGCCGCTCATAAAGGATTCGCGACTCCGTAAGCTTTCCTTCACCGGATCTACTGAAGTTGGGCGTCGACTCATCGCCGATGCTGCTGACCAAGTTCTTCGGGTCTCGATGGAACTCGGTGGCAACGCTCCGTTCCTGATATTCGAGGATGCAGACATAGACCGTGCTGTTGAGGGTGCACTCGTCGCGAAGCTGCGCAATGGAGGAGAGGCATGCACCGCCGCGAACCGTTTTTTGGTTCACGAATCGGTAGCGGAGCAGTTCTCGGAGAAGTTTGCTCAGCGTGTGGGCACGATGACAGTCGCTCGGGGCACGGAACCGGAGTCGAAGGTCGGACCGCTGGTCGACGAACACACTCGCAGTAAGGTTCATGAGCTCGTCGAGTCTGCGTTGGCTGAGGGCGCGACTGCGGTAGTGGGCGGGCACGCAATTGATGGGCCTGGCTACTACTATGCACCGACGGTGCTGACGAACGTTCCTGCGAATGCGCGCATCCTGTCTGAGGAAATCTTTGGACCGGTTGCGCCGATCACAACTTTCGTCGATGAAGCCGAAGCGATTCGCTTGGCCAATGCGACCGAATATGGCTTGGTTGCCTACGCGTTCACCCGTGACCTCAACCGCGGCCTGCGACTCGCCGAAGAATTGGAAGTAGGGATGTTCGGACTCAATACAGGAATGGTCTCTAACCCGGCAGCGCCGTTCGGTGGAGTCAAACAGTCGGGACTCGGACGAGAAGGTGGCTTTGAGGGAATCGATGAATATCTCGAAACACGCTACGTCGGAATCGCTGATCCCTTCACCGACGTCGTCTAGTGAGTGGTTTGCGCGGTCGAATAGTCGGCTCGGCTACCTCGTAGCGATTGTTGACCTAGCGACTTTGCTGACCCCTTTGATTGGGGTGCGACCGATGGCCCACGTTTCCCGCGTGGCATAGCCACAAGTGCTCTCGATGGACAACGATGTCTAGACGAAGCATTTGACAGAGCCGTCCTAGCAGAGCGAAGCGTTTGTGCAACTCTTGCTCGACGAGGGGCTGGCAACGGCTGAGCAGATCGTCGAGGCTCGCGCAGTTAAGGCCCGCTCTGGTATGCACATTGATCAAACTCTGGCCAGTCGGGGCTACCTAGATGATGCGACTCTCGTCGATGTAATTTCGCGCGCCTGGGACATCAAACGTGCGGTGATGTGCGAGATCGATGGTGAATTCGCGAGGCAGTGCAGTGGCCAGCTTTATATTGCAGAGAACTGGATGCCGCTGCGGGAGCTTGCCGGTGGTCGAGCTCTCGTAGCCACGGCGCGTGTGCCGGATGACGAGCGCAGCCAACGGATTTGAGAGGCCCTTGGCCGCGACGTGGTCTTTGTCGCCGCAACGTCCGCGCAAATTTGGCATGCGATTCTCGATGTCTTCGGTCGTCGCGCTCATTTTGTGGCCAATCACGAGGATTATCACGATAATCGCGATCACAAGTCTCGTCTTTCTTGCGGGCACTGCATTCAAATTTTCATCTCTTCGCGCGGTGCGCGCGTTGATCTCGTCGAGCGTGTGTCACAGAGTGAAGTGGAAGCCCTCAGTGATGACTAGTTGCCTCGCTACACCTTTCTTGTTCCGGTGTTCAAAGAAGCAAATATTGTCGCTCAGCTGGTCAGAAACCTTAGAAGTATCGACTGGCCCACAAACCGCCTCGTCATCTTCGATGCTGAGGACACTCCTGAATCAGATCAGCTCAATAAGGCATGCATCTCTTTTCAGCGCGGTGGTGAAAAGACGGTGTGTCCAAGCTGCATTGAACTATTTTAACGCCCGCGAAAATGTGCTGACACGAATGTTCTCGCTCGAGTATGGCTACTGGTTCGACTACATGTTGTCTGGGCTCGACTCGCTCGACCTGCCGATCCCTCTCGGCGGTACGTCAAACCATTTCCGCACCGAGGCGCTCGAAAGTCTCGGAGGTTGGGACCCCTACAACGTGACAGAAGATGTTGACCTGGGCATCCGTGCAAACGCGTTGGACTACCGAGTCGGTGTGGTGAATTCGGCAGCGGAGTCGATGGATCACGGGCTATATGCAGACAACGTTGGTCCACGCGCGCCGACCGCTGGCGTTACTTCGCGAGATTGGTTTTTGGCAATTTAGTGGTTTTGTTCTTCGTATCGCAGGAACGCCGGCCATATTCTTGGGAGTGCTGCCCCTTTATATTTGGACGGTGCTCTCGTTGGCGTTGCCAATGGGCTTTGTCGCGCAGTTCTGCCCGGTCTGGCTTTTGTGGCTGTGTTTTCTCAACTTCATTATCGGCAGTTCGATCATGGTCTACCTATCTATGATGGGGCCTTTCAAGCTCGGAACATTTGCCCTAGAGCCGTGGGCACTACTCAACCTGCTGTACTGAATTCTTCACTCGATTGCGTCGTACAAGGCACTCTGGCAACTCACCACGGAGCCGCACTGCTGGGAGAAGGCGGAGCATGGCCTGACAAGCCAGAGCAACCATGAGTGAGCCACTGACCAATACCCGGGTACTTCGCATCGCGACCCGTCCGCCTCGTACCCGACTTGATAAGTGGGCTCGACGCACACCGAGACGGCGGCTACTGCTGGGTCTGTTT
It encodes the following:
- a CDS encoding IclR family transcriptional regulator; the encoded protein is MNELALPVKRRNSSGLRRDLELLEALSTQEAVSAQGLGVVRLAEISNRDKGQVSRTLATLADAGLVSRDPYTLAYRLGHQLYAMAARTAEAQLAHIAVPFLRRIVSATHETTHLCVLRGGSVLTLSSELSEYAFRGLGWEGVSTSIWRTSAGRVLVSTWGNTELSRVFETNTNRALVTSPIPQIGSATRGDSVPASNLKVTNATSLVREIELIRSQGYATVDEEFEIGVVGVSAPVYDFRGNLVAALNISAPKARLGGHLDEAGIFVARVAKDFSATLACSDKRTPA
- a CDS encoding ABC transporter permease translates to MTPFDLDGLFIFWGRRWDDILELVLEHISVVAISLIIATLVGVLIGFLVWNRPVPRSIAIASAGVALTIPSLALLALITPIFGLGWTPTVLSLVFYSLLPIVRNTVVGLRDVAPEIMESARGVGMSNLRILISIQLPIAWPIILTGVRVAAQLTIGIAAIAAYVAGPGLGQYIFQGLSSLGSKNALNLALTGTLGVILLALIVDALFVLITRYTTSRGLRA
- a CDS encoding ABC transporter ATP-binding protein encodes the protein MPESTSTGVTAIPDKTTGVSIALDNVVKTYPGQVTPAVDQFSMNVSPGELIMFVGPSGCGKTTTMKMINRIIEPTSGSIAIDGRDVLSLDPNELRRHIGYVIQQVGLFPHMTIAENIGVVPKLLGWSKKKISDRVDELLETVQLDAREFSGRYPKQLSGGQQQRVGVARALAADPPVMLMDEPFGATDPITREKLQAEFLHLQATIGKTIIFVTHDFDEAVLLGDRIAVLSERSQIEQFDTPAKILAAPANDYVSSFIGSGAALKRLVLIPATEAKLGAASSASGTPTIDAARNLRDALDLLIVTGAPLVNVVLGDGRAVGSLTVASISATLGVEVLGASASSASAL
- a CDS encoding ABC transporter permease, translating into MTVTTETQFLATVSATDASAFHQRFWTWKRFVTPLVVVVILAGLLAWVSVLQLDSIEERTLNWPYIVLRVREHLLLAVSASGLVAVLAIPLGTVLAKTKSKILKGVVLTLANIGQATPAVGVVILLAIVWQTGFTTALTALVIYAFLPVLRNTMIGIQQVDVSVRESARGMGMTPRQVLFRIELPLAVPVILAGLRTALVFAVGVATIATFINAGGLGDMIVNGLKLQRYPVLVVGAVLVACIALLIDWVASLAEDFLTPRGV
- a CDS encoding glycine betaine ABC transporter substrate-binding protein, which gives rise to MNKRILPIVAIAAAGMLALTACSSAETTSGSQGTELDGLTGDVGAKDFSEQFILAHITSQLLNAYGANTEANTKLVGSANVRQALENDEFIGYWEYTGTSWITYNGNTSPVQGTEAQFEATKEADAANGIAWLNPAPLNNTYAFAIRAEKAAELGVKTLSDIAALPKSEQTFCIESEFSTRDDGWPGLKAAYGLDIPDSSVALLDTGVIYTATQKGDDCNFGEVFQTDGRIPALDLVVMEDDAQFFPAYQGAFTLSQATLDEYPEIADVIDLISPLLTTEQMQKLNALVDVDGEDPEDVATDWLTEQGLI
- the fae gene encoding formaldehyde-activating enzyme: MSQAVQIGESFIGDGVNAAHVNTVFGHRDGPTGVAWATALATPSAGHVPFMAVLRPSLPVKPLTLFVTKAAPASDAHGLNIWGPAQAGIAAGVADALADGVITPGQADTHVVIAAVWVNPAADDADIVYRNNRESVRTALLNGRDSLPSTDAVLSARHSPTNPFYTPKV
- a CDS encoding mandelate racemase/muconate lactonizing enzyme family protein translates to MKITSISLTRLRLPLDPPFNAAWDPNPRIEFTATLVAVKTDEGITGYGSGDTMDGFAAYEHLFIGTDPMQILNQVRRIETINFHGGRYWPLEAALWDIIGQVSGLPVSVLFGGARDRLPAYASSGELKPPAARAESAVAAKERGFKAMKIRIARDRIAEGVSSVRAAREAVGDDFDLMVDLNQMWRMSGDITAALPLAKVQNLAAELHDLGVLWLEEPLPQVDVAGAQRVRQSTGLQISGGEMVRSAPEMMALIEADAFDIYQPDVALAVGMYRARQVAESANLRHRLFTPHTWSNGLGLLANLHVAAGVDAGPYLEFPYDPPGWTPERRDFFMNPLHIDSHGDLIVPQRPGLGVEVDWDAVSRFTVD